Proteins encoded in a region of the Stieleria neptunia genome:
- a CDS encoding PVC-type heme-binding CxxCH protein, producing MRRLGYLSASLFVLLAACQLLATSPVASADSPALQLREGIKLALVGNSLGERMNLYGNFETRLQLRHAGTNIRFRNFCWPADEVGNRQRPGSYTKIDDPLAVFGPEAYLCFFGANESYAGTDDATVAAFIAAYRDYLSQTNATYSGGNAQFVLVSPIAFESTGHPLHPDAGERNAALKIYRDAIEKLAAEENLPFVDLFTESKAAFDAEPGTQYTINGLHLNQRGDRWVSQLLDRALFSDSQTFDDDRFRRVQKWVNDKSWLHLQDYRMLNGWYVYGGRRTWDTETFPSEYRKIREMVARRDQYIWDLAQGKPVADRPDDSGTGEVVIPETMFGTRDENFRKMREPEELVYPTPEESIDMMTIPDGMEVQLFASEREFPELANPNQIAFDAQGRLWVSCMANYPQWQPGAAPPNDRLLIFEDTDGDGKADVCKTFYDKLICPTGFEFYDGGVLVVDEPRILFLKDTDGDDQADEVIQLLDGIATDDTHHTMGAWEFSHGGLLHMLEGVSLSTTLETPWGPFRNKSTAGAYVFDPISQRVLHYRTPGYGNPWCLVFDPWGNGIVGDGTNAKQHWIAPLAGKEVDTRKTLRPVFDNEGMRPAVGNEFLLSRHLPDEMQGQFIYACVINMHGMPRFNLRDESDGAGYEGERITDLLSSTDMIFRPVDPKIGPDGAVWFGDWCNALIGHMQYSQRDPNRDHTHGRVYRLVNKHKPLLPIVDLTQLSEAELLDQLLVPELRTRYRVRRVLRDRPQDKVRAAVATWIADTEDPQRLCEAMWIQESFRSVDTDLIDRILASDDYRARAAAIHTVTNEILRIDAAHDYLAAATSDPHPRVRLEALRGISFLETPDATELALAVTDHPVDYWIDYTLEHTLHALEPAWSEAQTSDNFLANSTEQAKNYFLRFKRMSGPGGAAVIPLEIADDVDASDADRTAAIKTLAGLRGGNAGRGEDVFKQVCSACHQIGELGKKFGPDLSDIGSRFDKEKIIRSIVMPNAEISKGYETVNILTVDGDTFNGFVIAKTDDTLSLGIANGKQIDIPLDDIEIEKPMKASSMPEGLVKQIAPIQVLDLLAYLSSQRAISKVSRRGWTSAKYRTEPKLRSHQGVTEISHDAAIKLGRHFGNGTWNSDPHLLLTAVGREDFDFAFHSDHEVQSPEVTIRLNEPATLKHLLLRNRLSSQFHSRAKGLTVWVSMDGQTYEQVWKADKLKGEWMIDFPADTKAQYIRIGLDGKGTFHLYQAVVFGE from the coding sequence ATGAGACGTCTCGGCTATCTCTCGGCATCCCTTTTCGTCCTCCTGGCGGCATGCCAGCTTCTTGCCACGTCCCCGGTCGCATCGGCGGACTCGCCCGCACTGCAGCTGCGTGAGGGCATCAAGCTGGCACTGGTCGGCAACTCGCTCGGCGAGCGGATGAATTTGTACGGGAATTTTGAAACCCGACTGCAGTTGCGACACGCCGGAACGAACATCCGGTTCCGCAATTTCTGTTGGCCGGCCGATGAAGTCGGCAACCGCCAGCGGCCGGGCAGCTACACCAAGATCGACGACCCGCTCGCCGTCTTTGGCCCCGAAGCCTACCTGTGTTTCTTCGGCGCCAACGAGTCGTACGCCGGCACGGACGACGCGACCGTCGCCGCCTTCATCGCCGCCTACCGCGACTATCTGTCCCAGACCAACGCGACCTATTCCGGCGGCAACGCACAATTCGTGCTCGTCAGCCCGATCGCGTTTGAATCCACCGGCCATCCCCTGCATCCCGACGCCGGCGAACGCAACGCGGCGCTAAAGATCTATCGCGACGCCATCGAAAAACTGGCTGCCGAAGAAAACCTGCCTTTCGTCGACCTGTTCACCGAATCCAAAGCAGCTTTCGACGCCGAACCGGGAACCCAATACACGATCAACGGACTGCATCTGAATCAGCGCGGTGACCGTTGGGTCTCGCAGTTGCTCGATCGGGCACTGTTCAGCGATTCGCAAACGTTTGACGACGACCGGTTCCGGAGGGTGCAAAAGTGGGTCAACGACAAATCGTGGCTGCACCTGCAAGACTACCGCATGCTCAACGGCTGGTACGTGTACGGCGGTCGCCGGACCTGGGACACCGAGACCTTTCCGAGCGAATACCGCAAGATTCGGGAGATGGTCGCCAGACGTGATCAGTACATCTGGGACCTGGCCCAGGGCAAACCGGTCGCCGACCGGCCGGACGATTCGGGCACCGGCGAGGTGGTCATTCCCGAAACGATGTTCGGGACGCGCGACGAGAATTTTCGCAAGATGCGCGAACCCGAGGAACTCGTTTACCCGACGCCCGAAGAATCGATCGACATGATGACCATTCCCGATGGGATGGAAGTCCAACTATTCGCGTCCGAACGTGAATTCCCCGAACTGGCCAACCCCAATCAAATCGCCTTCGACGCCCAGGGCCGCTTGTGGGTGTCGTGCATGGCCAACTACCCGCAATGGCAACCGGGCGCGGCGCCGCCGAACGACCGGCTGTTGATTTTCGAAGACACCGACGGCGACGGCAAAGCGGACGTCTGCAAAACGTTCTACGACAAACTGATCTGTCCGACCGGATTCGAGTTTTACGACGGCGGCGTTCTGGTGGTCGACGAACCACGAATTCTGTTTCTCAAAGACACCGACGGCGATGATCAAGCCGACGAAGTGATTCAGTTGCTCGACGGCATCGCCACCGACGACACCCACCACACGATGGGCGCCTGGGAATTTTCCCACGGCGGCCTGCTGCACATGCTCGAAGGCGTCTCGCTGTCGACGACGCTGGAAACGCCCTGGGGTCCGTTCCGCAACAAAAGCACCGCCGGTGCCTATGTCTTTGACCCGATCTCGCAACGGGTCCTCCACTATCGCACACCGGGTTACGGTAACCCCTGGTGCCTGGTCTTTGACCCCTGGGGCAACGGGATCGTCGGCGACGGCACGAACGCGAAACAACATTGGATCGCCCCCTTGGCCGGCAAAGAGGTCGATACCCGCAAGACGCTCCGACCGGTCTTTGACAACGAAGGCATGCGTCCGGCCGTCGGCAACGAGTTTCTGTTGTCACGACATCTGCCCGACGAGATGCAAGGACAATTCATCTATGCCTGCGTGATCAACATGCACGGCATGCCGCGATTCAATCTTCGCGACGAGAGCGACGGTGCCGGCTACGAGGGTGAACGGATCACCGACCTGCTGTCCTCGACCGACATGATCTTTCGCCCCGTCGATCCCAAAATCGGACCCGATGGAGCGGTTTGGTTCGGCGATTGGTGCAACGCGTTGATCGGTCACATGCAATACTCCCAACGTGACCCGAACCGAGACCACACGCACGGACGTGTCTATCGTCTGGTCAACAAACACAAACCGCTGTTGCCGATCGTCGATTTAACCCAACTTAGCGAAGCCGAATTGCTGGACCAACTGTTGGTGCCCGAGCTGCGAACCCGCTATCGCGTGCGACGTGTTTTGCGTGACCGCCCGCAAGACAAAGTGCGTGCAGCGGTCGCAACTTGGATCGCCGACACGGAGGATCCGCAACGGCTGTGCGAAGCGATGTGGATTCAAGAAAGCTTTCGCAGCGTCGACACGGATTTGATCGACCGCATCTTGGCCTCAGACGACTACCGAGCCCGTGCCGCGGCCATTCATACTGTCACCAACGAAATCCTGCGGATCGATGCCGCCCACGACTATCTGGCCGCGGCAACCTCCGATCCGCACCCGCGCGTTCGGCTGGAAGCCCTGCGTGGCATCAGCTTCCTGGAAACCCCCGACGCGACCGAATTGGCGTTGGCGGTGACCGATCATCCGGTCGATTACTGGATCGATTACACCCTCGAACACACCTTGCACGCGTTGGAGCCCGCGTGGTCGGAAGCTCAAACATCCGACAACTTCCTGGCCAACAGTACCGAGCAAGCCAAGAATTACTTCTTGCGATTTAAACGCATGTCCGGCCCTGGCGGCGCGGCCGTCATCCCGCTCGAAATCGCCGACGACGTCGATGCATCCGACGCGGACCGAACCGCGGCCATCAAAACCCTGGCCGGGCTGCGAGGCGGAAACGCCGGTCGCGGGGAAGACGTGTTCAAACAAGTCTGTTCGGCCTGTCACCAGATCGGTGAGCTGGGCAAAAAGTTCGGCCCCGACCTGTCCGATATCGGATCGCGATTCGACAAAGAAAAAATCATCCGTTCGATCGTGATGCCCAATGCCGAGATCAGCAAAGGCTACGAGACGGTCAATATCTTGACCGTCGACGGTGATACCTTTAACGGATTTGTGATCGCCAAAACCGATGACACCCTTTCGCTGGGGATCGCCAATGGAAAACAGATCGATATCCCGCTCGATGACATCGAAATCGAAAAACCGATGAAGGCCAGCTCGATGCCCGAAGGACTGGTCAAACAAATCGCGCCGATCCAAGTGCTGGACTTGCTCGCCTACCTCTCCTCGCAACGTGCGATCAGCAAGGTGTCGCGTCGCGGATGGACCAGCGCCAAATACCGCACCGAGCCGAAACTGCGGTCGCACCAAGGGGTGACGGAAATCTCCCATGACGCGGCGATCAAGCTGGGCCGGCATTTCGGCAACGGCACCTGGAACTCCGACCCCCACTTGTTGCTCACTGCCGTCGGCCGCGAAGACTTTGATTTTGCCTTCCACAGCGACCACGAGGTGCAGTCGCCTGAGGTCACCATTCGGTTGAACGAACCGGCGACGCTCAAGCACCTGTTGCTGCGAAACCGTTTGTCCAGCCAATTCCATTCCCGCGCCAAGGGGCTGACGGTCTGGGTCAGCATGGACGGCCAAACGTACGAGCAAGTTTGGAAAGCCGACAAACTCAAGGGCGAGTGGATGATCGATTTCCCCGCCGACACCAAGGCGCAATACATCCGGATCGGCTTGGACGGCAAAGGCACCTTCCACCTGTACCAAGCCGTCGTGTTCGGCGAGTGA
- a CDS encoding MoaD/ThiS family protein, translating into MTSTAPLRILLFAGVRDAAGCDVANVAVDHPVTAAKVIESVAAQIPAAAPLIGVSRLAVDGRYVGPDHVIRHADVELALIPPVSGG; encoded by the coding sequence ATGACGTCCACCGCACCGTTGCGTATTCTGCTGTTTGCCGGTGTCCGTGATGCCGCCGGTTGCGACGTCGCGAACGTCGCGGTCGATCACCCGGTGACCGCGGCAAAGGTCATCGAGTCCGTGGCGGCACAGATCCCCGCGGCGGCCCCGTTGATCGGCGTCAGCCGGTTGGCCGTCGATGGCCGCTACGTCGGCCCGGATCATGTGATCCGACACGCCGATGTGGAACTCGCGTTGATCCCACCGGTCAGTGGTGGTTAG
- a CDS encoding amidohydrolase family protein — MIATTSNDPKVSASLARYSDSENFASGIPPPKRPTQLKNPVTMITLGGQILQSGPDGHATIRPGVVEIAEDRIVGVEFGNVPGTVDHGDFDTLICPGFIDTHLHLPQFDAIGAAGLRLLPWLREVIFPAERCWNDLGFAQAMIDRVARQCLAVGTTGVCAYATVAHDAAMTALKAFREIGFRGVIGQVMMDRDAPPELLRPPEQLADEVARTLEQFPADQRMAAAVTPRFALSCSETLLEHAGSLAASHGAIIQTHLAETVAECDAVAQRFGGRDYLDVYAAAGLVTRRSIFGHGIYLDSASQKRLAQLGGMIAHCPTANSFLGSGMMNRHSHLSRGITLTLGSDIGAGFERSMVRVGRAMIETAVRVSMDAGRGVDDSAWIPTAAQAWHQITAGNAEALGWNDSGRVAVGCSADLLVIRPDTPWLDSPQPLSTLMFAWDDRWIKTTILRGRMRYSSASAS, encoded by the coding sequence ATGATTGCCACAACAAGTAACGACCCCAAAGTCTCGGCAAGCCTGGCAAGATATTCCGATTCGGAAAACTTCGCGTCCGGCATTCCCCCTCCCAAACGTCCAACTCAACTGAAAAATCCGGTCACGATGATCACGCTTGGCGGCCAAATCCTGCAGTCCGGGCCCGACGGGCATGCCACGATCCGACCGGGAGTCGTCGAGATTGCCGAGGACCGGATCGTCGGCGTCGAATTCGGAAACGTGCCCGGCACGGTCGATCATGGTGATTTTGACACCCTGATTTGCCCCGGATTCATCGACACCCACCTTCATCTGCCCCAGTTTGACGCCATCGGTGCGGCCGGATTGCGATTGTTGCCCTGGCTGCGGGAAGTGATTTTCCCTGCCGAACGATGCTGGAACGATCTCGGTTTTGCTCAAGCGATGATCGATCGGGTGGCGCGACAATGCCTGGCCGTCGGAACCACCGGCGTTTGTGCCTACGCCACCGTGGCCCATGACGCGGCGATGACGGCTTTGAAAGCATTTCGTGAGATTGGATTTCGCGGCGTGATCGGCCAAGTGATGATGGACCGGGACGCGCCGCCGGAATTGTTGCGTCCGCCGGAACAGTTGGCCGACGAAGTGGCTCGCACGCTGGAGCAATTTCCGGCCGACCAGCGGATGGCGGCCGCCGTCACACCCCGCTTTGCGCTCTCGTGCAGCGAAACCCTGCTAGAGCATGCGGGCAGCCTGGCCGCATCGCACGGAGCCATCATCCAAACTCATTTGGCGGAAACGGTCGCCGAATGCGACGCCGTCGCCCAGCGTTTTGGCGGCAGAGATTATCTTGACGTTTACGCCGCCGCCGGACTGGTGACGCGACGCAGCATTTTCGGCCATGGCATTTACCTCGATTCGGCGTCTCAAAAACGTCTGGCACAACTGGGCGGCATGATCGCCCACTGCCCGACGGCCAATTCCTTTCTCGGCAGCGGGATGATGAACCGTCATTCGCACCTTTCCCGTGGGATCACGTTGACGCTCGGCAGCGACATCGGCGCGGGTTTCGAACGCAGCATGGTTCGCGTCGGCCGCGCGATGATTGAAACGGCAGTACGTGTTTCGATGGACGCCGGTCGCGGGGTCGATGATTCAGCGTGGATCCCGACAGCGGCTCAGGCTTGGCACCAGATCACCGCCGGGAATGCGGAAGCCTTGGGATGGAACGACAGCGGTCGCGTCGCTGTCGGTTGCTCCGCCGATCTGCTGGTCATCCGACCGGACACGCCCTGGTTGGACTCGCCCCAGCCGCTGTCGACGTTGATGTTTGCCTGGGACGATCGCTGGATCAAGACGACGATTCTGCGTGGTCGCATGCGATATTCTTCGGCATCCGCCTCATGA
- a CDS encoding molybdenum cofactor biosynthesis protein MoaE, whose amino-acid sequence MIFIRLVQTPIELADWSSKIDDPDTGAHAWFAGVTRRKTTTAAGAVRITKTLHYQAHESMAEAQLFQLAEEAKQRYSLAAVVIVHRLGEVPIGQASVLVGCSSAHRRDAFAALPWMMDRLKADVPIWKRETYLDESTEWIHP is encoded by the coding sequence ATGATATTCATTCGCCTTGTCCAGACGCCGATCGAGCTTGCCGATTGGTCATCCAAAATCGATGATCCCGATACGGGGGCGCACGCCTGGTTCGCCGGAGTGACGCGTCGAAAAACGACGACGGCTGCGGGGGCCGTCCGCATCACCAAGACGCTTCATTACCAGGCTCATGAATCGATGGCGGAGGCTCAGTTGTTCCAGCTCGCCGAAGAAGCGAAACAGCGGTATTCCTTGGCCGCGGTGGTGATCGTGCATCGCTTGGGTGAAGTGCCGATCGGTCAGGCAAGTGTCTTGGTCGGATGCAGCAGCGCCCACCGTCGCGACGCCTTTGCCGCCCTGCCCTGGATGATGGACCGGTTGAAAGCCGACGTGCCGATTTGGAAACGCGAAACCTACCTGGACGAATCGACCGAGTGGATTCATCCATGA
- the dinB gene encoding DNA polymerase IV, giving the protein MILHIDMDAFYASIEQRDHPELKGQPVVVGGSKTGRGVVAAASYEAREYGIHSAMPGRRAAELCPHAVFVRGRMSHYVDVGRQVRDIFGRFTPVIQPLSLDEAFLDVSGTERLHGDAETIGRRIKDAIQDELRLTASVGIAPRKFVAKIASDLDKPNGFVVVDESELISFLDPLPVEKLWGVGSVGQHRLHRLGLRTIRDIRRYDPALLASHLGDWGNHLWKLANGIDSRAVVPDRHAKQISHERTFSDDQTDAELLHAVVCFLCEQTTMRLRMSKQKAATITLKYRREDFKTFTKSRSTGSPTDQTADVIQIASELLDQMRRSEPRAVRLLGVSLGSLVAWDRPVQLSLFDDQQQKQAERKVDQVVDQLSQQLGAKTVYRAASHRWRNRK; this is encoded by the coding sequence ATGATCTTGCACATCGACATGGACGCTTTTTATGCGTCGATCGAACAGCGTGATCATCCGGAACTGAAAGGCCAACCGGTGGTCGTCGGGGGCAGCAAGACCGGGCGTGGCGTCGTGGCGGCGGCCAGCTATGAAGCCCGCGAGTACGGGATTCACAGCGCGATGCCGGGCCGTCGCGCCGCCGAGCTTTGCCCCCATGCCGTGTTCGTCCGCGGACGGATGTCTCACTATGTCGACGTGGGCCGACAGGTTCGTGACATTTTTGGACGGTTCACACCCGTCATCCAACCGTTGTCACTGGACGAAGCGTTTCTGGATGTTTCCGGCACCGAGCGTTTGCATGGCGATGCCGAAACGATCGGGCGTCGCATCAAGGATGCGATTCAAGACGAACTGAGACTGACCGCCAGCGTCGGCATCGCGCCGCGAAAGTTTGTCGCCAAGATTGCCAGTGATCTGGACAAGCCGAACGGCTTTGTCGTCGTCGACGAGTCGGAATTGATTTCGTTCTTGGACCCGCTGCCGGTTGAAAAACTCTGGGGAGTCGGCTCGGTCGGGCAGCATCGGCTGCACCGCTTGGGACTGAGAACGATTCGCGACATCCGCCGCTACGATCCCGCGTTGCTGGCGTCCCATCTCGGTGATTGGGGAAACCATCTCTGGAAATTGGCCAACGGCATCGACTCCCGCGCCGTCGTGCCGGACCGCCATGCCAAACAGATCAGCCACGAGCGGACGTTTTCAGATGACCAGACCGATGCCGAACTGCTGCACGCGGTCGTCTGCTTTCTGTGCGAACAGACGACGATGCGACTGCGGATGAGCAAACAAAAAGCGGCCACGATCACGCTAAAGTACCGGCGTGAAGATTTTAAGACGTTCACGAAATCACGCAGCACCGGATCACCGACCGACCAGACGGCCGACGTCATCCAAATCGCTTCGGAGCTACTCGATCAGATGCGACGCAGCGAACCGCGTGCGGTGCGGCTGCTGGGGGTGTCACTCGGATCGCTGGTTGCCTGGGACCGACCGGTGCAGCTTTCCCTGTTCGATGACCAACAGCAGAAGCAAGCCGAACGAAAGGTCGATCAAGTCGTCGACCAGCTCTCGCAACAGTTGGGTGCAAAGACGGTGTACCGCGCGGCGAGCCATCGCTGGCGAAACCGCAAATAA
- a CDS encoding response regulator, producing MSKNLLVVDDHLVIRMGLKSMLEGTDLVVAEEACNAAEALAAVERSVPDCVLMDIRMDGGDGLNTLGRLKLDHPDLPIVLYSAYDNPTYIARAVALGAAGYVLKSAPRDRLIDALNTAASGESAWTREELRRVTGALATPRLSQELDVPLTHRESEVLRQMAQGLTNKEIAKMLGISYETVKEHVQHILRKIGVTDRTQAAVWAVRKNLV from the coding sequence ATGAGTAAGAATCTATTAGTTGTTGACGACCATTTGGTCATTCGGATGGGCCTGAAGTCGATGTTGGAAGGGACCGATTTGGTGGTCGCCGAAGAAGCCTGTAACGCGGCGGAAGCCTTGGCTGCCGTCGAGCGATCGGTACCGGATTGTGTGCTGATGGACATTCGCATGGACGGCGGCGATGGCCTGAACACGTTGGGACGATTGAAACTCGATCACCCCGATCTGCCGATCGTCCTGTATTCGGCTTACGACAATCCGACCTACATCGCCCGTGCGGTCGCCCTCGGGGCAGCCGGCTACGTGCTCAAATCGGCACCGCGTGACCGATTGATCGATGCCTTGAACACGGCCGCGAGCGGTGAATCGGCATGGACCCGCGAAGAACTGCGACGCGTCACCGGTGCACTGGCGACCCCGCGATTGAGCCAAGAATTGGACGTCCCGTTGACGCATCGCGAAAGCGAAGTGCTTCGTCAGATGGCTCAAGGCTTGACCAACAAAGAGATCGCCAAGATGCTCGGCATCAGCTACGAGACGGTCAAGGAACACGTCCAGCACATCTTGCGCAAGATCGGCGTGACCGACCGCACGCAAGCGGCTGTCTGGGCCGTGCGAAAGAACTTGGTTTGA
- a CDS encoding YdcF family protein, whose amino-acid sequence MSSGWIRAWAVGIAAAGVLALLLIVWTGVDGGRSPAERAATSLAMPVALIWLLLFAGTIAGGIRRQTRLTTLFAIAWLTVGITFNGSVAGRFLRSHEYPAATDPAAGLNARLDAVVLLGGYAADNRFGVPQLGSDGQRLLLAAQLWHAGKTKTLISTGTAAGDARDPSRIGRELLTSIGVPDHVIFEVPGLNTDAEMVQLKAFFEDPPDDWRQLVGWTRGGSQMEPRSGGPSIGLVTSAVHLSRAMRLAEKRGLAFLPLGCDFNGRPAGRFEPRSLIPSAGAGKTFAIALKEQLARIVGR is encoded by the coding sequence ATGTCGAGCGGATGGATCAGGGCTTGGGCGGTTGGTATCGCCGCCGCCGGCGTGTTGGCATTGCTGCTGATCGTCTGGACGGGAGTGGACGGGGGAAGGTCGCCGGCGGAGCGTGCCGCAACCAGCCTGGCCATGCCGGTCGCGCTGATCTGGCTGCTGTTGTTCGCCGGCACGATCGCTGGTGGGATCCGCAGGCAAACGCGGTTGACGACCTTGTTCGCGATCGCTTGGTTGACCGTGGGAATCACGTTCAATGGCTCGGTCGCCGGGCGGTTTTTACGTTCGCATGAGTATCCGGCGGCAACGGATCCGGCGGCCGGTCTGAATGCCAGATTGGATGCGGTGGTCTTGCTCGGTGGCTACGCGGCCGACAACCGCTTCGGCGTTCCCCAGCTCGGCAGCGACGGCCAGCGGCTGCTGCTTGCGGCCCAGCTATGGCATGCGGGGAAGACAAAAACGCTGATCAGCACCGGAACGGCAGCCGGGGATGCCCGGGACCCGTCGCGGATCGGGCGTGAGCTGTTGACGTCCATCGGTGTTCCCGATCACGTCATTTTCGAGGTGCCGGGTTTAAACACCGACGCGGAAATGGTGCAGTTGAAGGCTTTTTTTGAGGACCCGCCGGATGACTGGCGACAGCTGGTCGGTTGGACGAGGGGTGGATCTCAGATGGAACCGCGTTCGGGTGGTCCCTCGATCGGGTTGGTCACTTCGGCTGTCCATCTGTCCCGGGCGATGCGATTGGCCGAGAAGAGGGGGCTGGCGTTTTTGCCGTTGGGTTGCGATTTCAATGGCCGGCCGGCCGGCCGGTTCGAGCCCCGCAGTTTGATCCCCTCCGCGGGCGCAGGCAAAACGTTTGCGATCGCATTAAAGGAGCAACTGGCGCGAATTGTGGGAAGGTGA
- a CDS encoding aminotransferase class V-fold PLP-dependent enzyme, with product MNRRIYLDHAATCFPKSAVVLDAMHAFSVREEAAAGRGAYRASRNAGEIIARLRREIATWIGAASDQEISLHAGGTAALNAALLGILRPGDHVVTTAAEHNSVLRPLQHLVANQTVTWTVVPVDPHGQVDAADVIAAITPQTRMVSIVHAANVNGALQPVEAIGRRLHAQFADADKPLLMSDAAQTFGHVPLSVSQAHLDVLAAPGHKGGAGPLGTGFLYVRREVQDRIRPTVFGGTGTRSESLEMPHDYPASFEAGNMNVPAYAGWLAGLRDRCDGSSPPQALERSRTLMAELSSELYRGLESIPGVRMIGRPHAPVLPVASIAIDGLPASDVAMILDSEFGIEVRSGLHCAALIHGAIDSPSDGTVRISCAESTTTEELECLFNALAELCR from the coding sequence ATGAATCGCCGTATCTACCTGGACCATGCCGCGACGTGTTTTCCCAAGTCAGCGGTCGTGCTCGATGCGATGCACGCGTTCTCGGTGCGGGAGGAAGCCGCCGCCGGCCGGGGAGCCTATCGGGCCTCGCGAAACGCCGGAGAGATCATCGCTCGGTTGCGGCGTGAGATTGCAACCTGGATCGGCGCCGCCAGCGACCAAGAGATCTCACTTCACGCCGGCGGCACGGCAGCCTTGAACGCGGCGCTGTTGGGGATCTTGCGACCCGGCGATCACGTCGTCACCACGGCGGCCGAACACAACAGTGTGCTCCGTCCCCTGCAACACCTGGTCGCCAACCAGACGGTCACGTGGACCGTCGTGCCGGTCGATCCGCACGGTCAAGTCGACGCAGCGGATGTCATCGCGGCCATCACGCCCCAGACACGGATGGTGTCGATCGTTCATGCCGCCAATGTCAATGGAGCGCTGCAGCCGGTCGAGGCAATCGGGCGTCGGCTACACGCCCAGTTCGCCGACGCCGACAAACCGCTGTTGATGAGCGATGCGGCGCAAACGTTTGGCCATGTACCGCTTTCCGTCTCTCAGGCTCACCTCGACGTGCTGGCCGCTCCCGGGCACAAGGGAGGCGCCGGACCGCTCGGAACCGGGTTCTTGTACGTCCGTCGCGAGGTCCAGGATCGGATTCGTCCGACGGTGTTTGGTGGCACCGGGACGCGCTCCGAATCGCTGGAAATGCCGCACGATTACCCGGCCAGTTTCGAGGCCGGCAACATGAACGTGCCGGCCTATGCCGGATGGTTGGCCGGGCTGCGTGACCGTTGTGATGGCTCCTCGCCGCCACAGGCACTCGAGCGTTCGCGGACTCTGATGGCGGAGCTGTCGTCCGAACTCTATCGGGGACTGGAATCGATCCCCGGCGTTCGCATGATCGGTCGTCCCCACGCACCTGTGTTGCCGGTGGCCAGCATCGCGATCGATGGTCTTCCGGCCAGCGACGTCGCAATGATTCTAGACAGTGAATTCGGCATCGAAGTCCGTTCGGGATTGCACTGCGCGGCGTTGATCCACGGGGCGATCGATTCACCGTCCGATGGAACCGTGCGGATCAGCTGCGCCGAATCGACGACGACGGAGGAGTTGGAATGTTTGTTCAACGCGTTGGCGGAACTGTGTAGGTGA